The nucleotide sequence AACTCTCCAAATAACGTTTTGCTTCGGAGATCATCTGTCTCTTCTTGAGAGTACCGGCAACCTGGAATCGCTTTTCGTGCGATAGAAAGAGATTCTCGTAAACAGTCAGACTTTGAACAAGGTTCTGCTCCTGAAAGACCATCGAGACTCCGAGTGTATTGGCCTCCCGGAAGCTTTGAGGAGCATACTTCTTTCCTTCGAGGAACATCTCTCCCTTATCGGGTGGTTCAACGCCTGCTATAAGCTTTAGCAGAGTTGACTTTCCCGCTCCGTTTTCCCCCGCGAATCCTATAACATCGTTCTTGTTGATATTGAAAGTGACATCCTTCAATGCCTGCACACCTGGATAGTTTCTTTCAACTCCCTTGATCTCGAAGAGGATTCCGCTATTTTCTTTTACGTTTTCATCCATAAAGATAAACCTCTCATTCTCTGTCTCACTTTTTTAGACCAAAGATCACTTAACGGTGATCATCTGCGGCCTTCCGACATTTGACATGAGCGCGCCGGCAATTATTAGAGCGCCCATTGCAACGTTTCTGAATTCAGGAGTTACACTCATGAAATTCAGGCCGCTTATCAGAACGGTTACCAGCATAGCCCCAAAGACTGTGCCGATTGGTCCTCCG is from Mesotoga infera and encodes:
- a CDS encoding ABC transporter permease: HGSLVGLAGALNASMLEAAVPYCGDTYTLPVIAIVVMGGIPLSGGRGGPIGTVFGAMLVTVLISGLNFMSVTPEFRNVAMGALIIAGALMSNVGRPQMITVK